Proteins encoded within one genomic window of Triticum aestivum cultivar Chinese Spring chromosome 2D, IWGSC CS RefSeq v2.1, whole genome shotgun sequence:
- the LOC123053206 gene encoding uncharacterized protein yields MASNYVDTTGEEGRFHTHGHHSNSTTPTGEAASPKNTRRRWPGSASAPSGAGHGPASKCVCAPATHAGSFKCRFHRTNSQGHGHGQGQGSRPSSPPSPAAANAVPRHPASPSSSSGTVATQ; encoded by the coding sequence ATGGCTTCCAACTACGTGGACACCACGGGGGAGGAGGGGAGGTTCCACACCCACGGCCACCACAGCAACAGCACCACGCCGACCGGTGAGGCAGCGTCGCCCAAGAATACacggaggaggtggcccgggtcggcgtcggcgccgtccggcgcAGGCCACGGGCCTGCTTCCAAGTGCGTCTGCGCGCCGGCCACCCACgccgggtccttcaagtgccgtttccaccgcaccaactctcagggccacggccacggccagggccagggaagccgcccttcttcgcctccttcaccggccgcggccaacgcagtgccgcggcacccggcctcgccgtcctcgtcctccggcaccgtcgcgaccCAGTGA